Genomic DNA from Tepidibacillus fermentans:
TTACTATCCTTTCAATTCAATTCGCCCTAAAGAAAAATTTTCCTTCTCTATCAACATAAATAAAAAAACTTCCATCGAAGTCCTTTCGAAGACGTAGTCGAGCCCTTCTTTAGCGGAAGTTTTTTATGCCGATCGTTCAAGTTTAACTTTGCTTTATTAATTTAAATTTAAATGAAGTTAAACTTCCTTATGCGGTAAAAAAGTCGAGTAAGTTTGCAAACCTACTCGACTTAAATAGAGGCAAATCGCTCGATTAGACACCTGCCATAATCGCTTTTAGATCTTCTTCTACAGAACCAATCGGTTTAATATCAAATTTTTCAACTAATACTTTTAATACACCAGGTGAAATAAATGCTGGTAGTGTTGGGCCTAAACGGATCCCTTTTACACCGAGGTAAAGAAGCGCAAGTAATACTGCCACCGCTTTTTGCTCATACCATGCAATATCATAGGAAAGTGGAAGTTCATTAATATCTTTTACGCCAGTCGCTTCTACTAATTTTTGAGCAATGACAACTAAGGAATAAGAATCATTACATTGTCCTGCATCTAAGACACGTGGAATTCCATTGATTTCCCCGAGATTTAATTTATTGTAACGATATTTTGCACAACCTGCTGTTAAAATAACTGTATCATTTGGTAACTCTTTTGCTAAACTTGTATAATATTCTCTCGTTTTGTGTCTACCTTCACAACCTGCCATGACGACAAATTGTTTAATCTTACCCGTTTGTACAGCGTCAACCACTTTGTCAGCTACACTTAAAACTGCATTTCGTGCGAAACCACCCATAATCGTACCTTCTTCAATAGGTGTTGGTGGTTCACATTTCAACGCATGTTGAATAATTTCGGAGAAGTCTTTTTTCTCACCCGGTTTACGATCAGGAATATGTTTTAATCCTGGGAAGCCAACAACACCTGTTGTATATACACGATCAGAATAGCTTCCTTTTGGAGGTACTAAACAGTTCGTGGTCATTAGAATTGGACCATTAAAGGCTTCAAATTCACGGGTTTGCTCCCACCAAGAATTTCCATAGTTTCCTACGAAATGATCATATTTTTTAAAGAATGGATAGGAGTTGGCTGGTAGCATTTCACCATGTGTGTACACATCTACACCCGTCCCTTTTGTTTGTTCAAGAAGTTCTTCTAAGTCTTTTAGGTCATGACCACTAATTAAGATACCCGGACGATTTCGAACTCCAATATTGACTTTTGTTGGCTCAGGATGACCATAGGTTTCTGTGTTTGCCTTATCAAGAAGCGCCATTGCTTTTACAGCAACAGAACCAGCTTTCATGACAATAGCCACCAAATCATCTGCAGATAGTGAATCATCAGTTGTTGCTGCTAACCCTTCTTGAATAAATGCAAAGATCTCTGGATCTCTTTCATTTAATACGTTCGCATGTTCAACATAGGCTGCAATTCCTTTGAGACCATAAGTTAAAAGCTCCCTTAAGGAACGAATATCCTCATTTTCTGTCTCTAAGACGCCAACTTCTTCCCCTTTTTTCCGGAATTCAACGACATCATCGCTATACCATGTGGCCATTTCAGGTAGTTCTTCGTCAAAAACCTTTCCATATTTTGCTTCATAGGCCACCAAGAATTTATTTCTCATATTTTCACGAACGACTAAAGCTTCTTTGATCAAATTGTCAAACACAACTGGATCAAAATTCACATTCGTAATTGTGGAGAATAAGCTTTTTGCGATGAAGATACTAGTTTTTTCATCATAAATTCCTAATTCTCTTGCTTTCTCTCCATATATAGAGATTCCTTTTAATAAATAGATGAGTAAATCTTGCAAGTTGGCCACTTCATCTGTTTTTCCACATACTCCAATCACTGTACAGCCTTCATTCTTAGCTGTTTCTTGACATTGGTAACAAAACATACTCATGCCTGCTCTTCTCTCCCTTTCTAAATTTTAAAGATTGTTTAATATGGTTGTTTTCATATATACATTTTTACTCTTTCTCCACCATTTACTTTATTCAATTTTCAATATAAAATCTGTGAAAAATATCACAATAGGATAAAAATGTTTTCGGAATAAATGACAGGTTATTGCTGAAAAATAACAACACAAATAAAAAAAATAAAAGGTGAGTGAAAATGCCCACATATTTAGGATGGTTATATGATACCGCTTTTCTATGGATTCTAATTGGAGGTTCATTGCTTGCAATTGGTTATGCGTATTATAAGGATGAAGAGATTGAGGATAAAAAACAACGGAGAAAACAGTAAAGGGGCTGACCCAAAAGTAACGAAAACTTCCTTTAATAAGGTCATCCCCTTTATTAATTCTATTTATATATCGCTTTGTTTGCGATATCTGTTCGGTAATGTGCTCCTTCAAAAGAAATTGCTTGGACTCCTTGATAGGCACGCTCTTTCGCTTCCTGTATCGTTGTTCCTAGTGCCGTAACCCCAAGTACTCTACCACCGTTTGTAAGCAGATGGCCTTGCTCTCTTCTTACACCTGCCAGATAGATTTCCGTTTGCTTTGGCAGAAGAGTTTCGTTGATTTTGATTGGTTTTCCTTTTTCATAATCTCCTGGATAACCTTTGGAAGACATGATGACACACACCGCTGCTTGCTGATCCCATTCTAGTTGAAGTTGATCTAATGTACCATTCTGAATCGCCGTAAAGATATCGATAAGATCCGTTTTCAGTCGAGGTAAAATGACCTGAGTTTCGGGATCGCCAAACCGTGCATTAAATTCAATGACTTTTGGGCCACTTTTTGTCATCATTAAGCCTGCGTAAAGAATTCCCTTAAATGGATACCCTTCATTTGCCATGCCAGCAATAATTGGCTTTATTATCTGTTCTCGGACCCGATGCAATAATTCCTGCCCCATTTGCGGAACAGGAGAATAACTACCCATTCCACCTGTGTTGGGCCCTTTGTCTCCATCGAATATAGGTTTATGATCTTGAGCAGGTTCCATCATGATGAAGTGCTCACCATCAACAAAGGACATCACTGTTAATTCTTCACCTTCGAGAAACTCTTCAATTACAATTTTTTGTCCCGCGGTTCCAAAAATTTGCTGTTCCATCATATTTTGGATCGCTATTATTGCTTCATCCACAGTATTGGCCACCACGACTCCTTTTCCTGCTGCGAGACCATCCGCTTTAATCACAATCGGAGCACCCTTTTCTTTGACATACTCTATCGCAGCTTCTGCGTGATCGAATACTTGATAATCTGCTGTTGGAATGTTATATTTAGCCATTAATTTTTTGGCAAAGGACTTACTTGCTTCAATTCTTGCCGCTACCTTGCTTGGACCAATAATGGGCAAACCTCGTTCTTGAAAATAGTCGACAATTCCTGCATGAAGTGGATTTTCTGGACCTACTACTGTGAGATCAATTTGATATTGTTGTACGGCCTCAACTAATCTTGGAAAATCGTCTTCTTGGATCGGCAAACAGATAGCATCTTGCTCAATACCACCATTTCCCGGTGCACAGTAGATCCTCTCTACTTTTTTGCTCCGTTTGATCGCTTTCACCAAAGCGTGTTCCCGTCCACCTTGGCCAACCACTAATACCTTCATCCACCCATACCTCCTTTCTCCAATCTTTTATGTCTTGTTTATTTCATTCTCTTAAGTCTTATTCTAAGGTTTGTCATTCACTTTAGATAAATTAATGTTTAAAATGGCGTATTCCTGTAAACACCATAGCAATCCCATGTTTATCTGCTTCATCAATTGAATCCTGATCACGAATCGATCCACCAGGTTGAATAATGGCAGTAATTCCCGCTTTCGCTGCTTCTTCCACCGTGTCTGGCATCGGGAAAAACGCATCTGAAGCCATAACTGAGCCTTTCGCCTTTTCTCCTGCCTGTTCAATTGCAATTTTTGCAGCTCCAACACGATTCATCTGTCCTGCCCCAACACCAATGGTTTGTTTTCCTTTCACCAAAACAATCGCATTGGACTTCACATGCTTCACCACTTTCCAAGCAAAACGTAATTGCTCCATTTCTTCTTTGGTTGGTGTCTTTTTCGTGACTACGGTTAAATCCTCATCCATTAATGGACGCAAGTCTTGATCCTGAACCAATAATCCACCTAAAACAGATACCATTTTTTTCGCTTTTGGATTGGATTGTTCTTCTTTTAACTCTAACAAACGAAGGTTCTTCTTTGTCGTTAATATCTCTAACGCTTTTTCTTCAAAACCAGGTGCAATGATGACTTCTAAGAAAATTTCCTTTAATTTCTTTGCTGTTTCTTCATCAATGATCTGATTTGTAGCAATGATTCCACCAAAGATAGAAACCGGATCGGCTTCATAAGCATGTGTAAAGGCCTCAAGTAGATTCTCTCCGATTCCGACTCCACATGGATTCATATGTTTCACCGCAACAACCACTGGCTCAGTGAATTCTTTAACGATCTCCCATGCTGCATTGGTATCTTGAATATTGTTATAAGATAGTTCTTTACCATGTAATTGTTTAGCAAAGGCTAGTCCTTCCTTCGCTAAACTTTGGCGATAAAAACTAGCTTTTTGATGAGGATTTTCACCATAACGTAAATCTTGTACTTTTTCAAAAGTTAGCGTTAATTGTTCCGGTGCATCCACTTCGAGTTGTTCAGCAAGGTACTTAGCAATGATCGTGTCATAAGCAGCAGTATGTTGGAATACCTTTAAGGCAAGTTGTTTTCTCGTGCGAAGATCCACATTTCTATTTTCTTTAATCATTTTTAGAACCAGTTGATAGTCTTCAGGGTCAACAATAACAACAACATCTTGATGATTCTTTGCTGCAGCACGTAGCATCGATGGTCCACCAATATCAATGTTCTCAATCGCTTCTTCAAATGTTACGTTAGGTTTTGAAATAGTTTCCTTAAATGGATAGAGATTCACAACGACGAGATCAATCGGTTGAATATTTTGTTCTTTGATTTGTTGCATATGGCTGCTATTCTCCCTGATCGCAAGTAAGCCAGCAAAAATATTGGGATGTAATGTTTTCACCCGACCGTCCATAATTTCTGGAAATCCTGTAATTTCTGAAATGGATTGTACAGGTATTCCTGCTTCTTCTAAAGTTCTTTTGGTACCACCAGTTGAGATAATCTCATAGTCTAGTGTTGCTAGTTCCTTTGCAAAGTCAATAATTCCACTTTTATCGGATACGCTGATTAACGCTCTTTTTTTGCTCATCTCACTTGTCCTCCCTTAATCATTTTGCTCTTTCAATAAATTGATAAGATGGATCAAAAACAAGGTTCACGGCCTTCACCAGAAGTTGATGTTCGACTTGATGAATTCGTTCTTCTAATGTTTCAATCGTATCTTCGTCTCGAATCTCAACCACTTCTTGTAAGAGAATAGGTCCTGTATCAATCCCTGCATCCACAAAATGTACGGTAACACCCGTCCATTTCACTCCATAAAGATAGGCTTGTTCTATCGCATTTTTCCCTGGAAAAGCTGGAAGTAATGAAGGGTGGAGGTTAATGATTCGATTGGGATATGCCTCTAATAAATCCTTTCCTACAATTCGCATATAACCTGCTAAAACGATAAAATCGATCTGGAATTCTTGTAATTTTTGAATGATCACTTTTTCATACTGAGACTTATTTTCAAATTCCTTCGGGCGAAATGCAAATACAGGTATTCCTTCTCGTTTTGCTCTAAAAACTACATAAGAGTCAGGTCGATCCGTGACTAATAACTTGACCTGAGCTTGTAACTCTCCTCTTTTTTCAGCATCAATAAGGCTTTGAAAGTTAGAACCATTACCAGAGGCAAATACAGCAATTTGATTCATTGTTTTTCACCCAGAAGATTTACTCCTTGATTCCCTTCCATAATTTCACCAATTACATAAGCTTTTTCTCCAAACATTCCCGCAAGTTGAATTACCTTTTCTTGCTCCTCCTTAGATACAATCAAAATAAAGCCAATTCCCATATTAAAAGTTCGATAAAGCTCCTCTTGCCGCAAGTCTCCTAATCTTTGAAGAAACGAAAAAATCGCTGGGACGTCCCAAGAACCTAACTGTATATTGGCTTGTAATCCTTTGGGTATTACTCTGGGAATATTTTCGATAAAACCTCCACCAGTGATGTGAACCATTCCTTTGATCGAGACTTCTTCTAACATTTTTAAGATCGGTTTCACATAAATTCGTGTAGGCTTAAGCAACTCTACTCCAAGTTGTTGATTTCCTAACTCCTCAATCAGATCAGTAAGACGGTAATGATGTTTCTCAAATAAAAGATAACGAACAAGAGAAAAACCATTACTATGAAGGCCATTTGAAGCAAGACCAATAAGTACATCCCCATGTTTAATTGAACTTCCATCAATGATTTGATCTTCCTCCACAACCCCAACAACAAATCCAGCCACATCATATTCACTATTTTGATAGATTCCCGGCATTTCCGCCGTTTCCCCGCCAATTAGGGAACAATTTGCTTGTAGACATCCTTCAACAATTCCCGATACAACTTGTTCAGCTTGTTCAGGAAGAAGCTTGCCTGTTGCTAAATAATCTAAGAAAAATAATGGTTCAGCGCCGTAAACGAGAATATCATTGACGCACATGGCAACCGCATCAATCCCAATAGTATTATGTCGATTCATTTCATAGGCAATCTTCAACTTGGTACCTACACCATCTGTACCTGAGACCAAAATTGGTCGCCTATATTTATCAATCGGTAAGGCAAATAATCCGCCAAAACCTCCTAAATCCGTTCGTACTTCTTTTCGAAATGTTTTTCGTACATGATTAGAGATTCTTCGAACTGTTTCATTACCTGCTTGAATATCCACTCCTGCTTCTTTGTACAAGTCCCTCATCATTCTTCCCCCACCTGGATCATTTCTCTATTTTGTCCGATTAGTAAACCGTCATAAACCTCTGTTGGATATTCCGAATTAAAACAAGCCAAACAATAACCGTGAGAAGAATCCAGCCTCTCCCGCCCAATTGCATCTAACATCCCTTCAATACTAAGGAAAGCTAAGGAATCAGCACCAATATATTGACGAACCTCTTCAACATTTTTCGTTGCGGCAATTAATTCTTCTCTCGATGACGTATCAATTCCATAAAAACAAGGATTTTTGACTGGGGGGGAACTAATTCGTACATGGACTTCCTTTGCTCCCGCTTCTCGTAGCATCCGAACGATTCGACCACTAGTTGTCCCACGAACGATTGAGTCATCGATCATGACAACTCGTTTATTTTCGACAACCTTCCTGACTGCACTCAACTTCATCTTTACACCTTTATCGCGAAGTTCTTGACTTGGTTGAATAAAGGTACGTCCAACATAACGATTTTTGATAAGTCCTAATTCATACGGAATCCCCGTTGCTTCTGCATAACCAATGGCAGCAGATATGCTAGAATCAGGAACTCCAGTCACTACGTCTGCTTCTACAGGATGTTCTTCTGCTAAACGTTTGCCTAACCGTTTTCTTGCTAAATGAACATTTATCCCGTTGATATCACTATCTGGTCTAGCGAAATAGATGTATTCAAAACTGCATATTGCTTTACGTGTTTGCAAGGTAAAACGTTTCGACGTCATTCCCTCTCGATCAAAAATCAACATTTCTCCTGGATCGATATCACGAATATATTCAGCACCAATGGCATCAAAAGAGCAGGTCTCAGATGATAATACATACCCTTCCTCAATTTTTCCTAATACAAGTGGACGTAGGCCATTAGGATCAAGAGCAGCGATCAATTTATCATTCGTCATAATCAATAAAGCGTAAGCTCCCTTAATCATGCCTAAAGCTTCTTTAACCGCGTCTTCGATGTTGTCATACATTGACCTTGCGATTAAATGCGCAATCACTTCTGTATCACTTGTCGTCTGAAAAATCGATCCCTGTCTTTCTAACTGTCGACGAATTTGTGTGGCATTTACGAGATTGCCATTAGTTGCAATCGCTAATTGGCCATCATGGTAGTTAAATACAAGGGGTTGTGCATTTTGTAAAGAACTTGCTCCCGTTGTTGAATAACGAACATGTCCGATTCCCATCGTTCCTCTCAGTTGTTCCAATTCCTTCGTTTGAAAAACTTCAGTAACAAGGCCCATTCCACGATGAAAAGTAAAAGATTGTCGATTCGAAGTTACAATTCCTGCACTTTCTTGTCCTCGATGTTGAAGTGCATGGAGTCCATAATAGATGAATTGGGGTGTACCTGGATGGTTGTAGACCCCAAAAACTCCACACTCTTCATTCATCTTATCAAGTATTAACTCATCAAACATGGAATAGCCTCCTCCCAAACTTTTGTTATCTCATCTATGGTGAGGTAAACCACCTTTTGATCGTTATAGCGAATATCAAGGATTGCTGGCTGCACATTCCCGATATCTTGACAAGAAACGCCTATTTCCTGGGCAATAGTTCTTACTTTCTCTACATCATTCGACGCAACCGAAAGGAGGACGCGTGATTGACTTTCACTAAATAGGTAACTTTCTTTTTTCAACTCTCCGTGTAAAGAAATCTTTGCTCCTAATTTCCCGGCAATACAAGATTCAGCGATCGCAATAGCGAGACCACCATCACTTACATCATGGGCAGAGTGAACAAGCCCTTCTTGAATCGCTTGGTATACAACCTGCTGAACCTTTTTCTCTTGTAACAAATCGATTCGTGGTGGTTTCCCTTCTATCTTTTCAGTCGCATATTTTTGAAACTCTGAACCACCTAATTCATCATAGGTCTCGCCTAGCAATAGAATTCGATCTCCAATTTCTTTAAATCCTTGAGTTGTAATATGTTTCGTATCATGGATCAAACCGACCATTCCAACGATTGGTGTAGGATAGATTGCTGTCCCATTGGTTTCATTATAAAAACTTACATTTCCTCCTATTACTGGAGTTCCAAGTATCTTACAAGCTTTGCTCATGCCATCGACAGCTTTTTGAAATTGCCAAAATACCTCTGGTTTTTCGGGATTCCCGAAATTGATTCCATCTGTAATGGCTAAAGGCTCTGCTCCAGAACAGACAACATTCCGTGCGGCTTCGGCAACGGCAATTGCTCCACCAATATACGGATCAAGATAAATATATCGACCATTTCCATCCGTTGTCATCGCTAACGCTTTTTCCGTTCCTCGAATGGTAATCACAGCTGCATCACTTCCTGGTGGAACTGCTGTACTCGTACGGACCATGTGATCATATTGGCGGTATACCCATTCCTTACTCGCAAGATTTGGGGTTGAGAGAAGATCTAGTAAGACAGAATTAAGATCATCAAAAGTCGGAGTATTGATTCGTTCTATTTTCTGATTTTGTTGGTAGTAATCCGGCTCTTTCGCTGGCAAATGATAAATAGGTGCTTCATCTACTAATGCTCGCACAGGAATCTCTGCAACCACCTTACCATCTTCAATTAGACGATAAAACCCATCATCTGTAACTCGGCCAATGACTGCAGAATATAACCCCCATTTATCAAATACTCGTTTCACTTCTTCCTCTTTTCCTTTTTTCACAACGATTAACATTCGTTCCTGAGATTCTGATAACATGATCTCATAAGGCGTCATATTGGGTTCTCGTCTTGGAACTTTTGATAGATCAAGTTCGATCCCATTTCCAGCTTTACTTGCCATTTCAGAGCTAGAGCTGGTTAACCCAGCAGCACCCATATCTTGGATTCCCTCAACGATTCCTAACTCTAGCAATTCTAACGTCGCTTCTAATAGTAGTTTTTCCATGAAAGGATCCCCTACTTGAACT
This window encodes:
- the hcp gene encoding hydroxylamine reductase, coding for MFCYQCQETAKNEGCTVIGVCGKTDEVANLQDLLIYLLKGISIYGEKARELGIYDEKTSIFIAKSLFSTITNVNFDPVVFDNLIKEALVVRENMRNKFLVAYEAKYGKVFDEELPEMATWYSDDVVEFRKKGEEVGVLETENEDIRSLRELLTYGLKGIAAYVEHANVLNERDPEIFAFIQEGLAATTDDSLSADDLVAIVMKAGSVAVKAMALLDKANTETYGHPEPTKVNIGVRNRPGILISGHDLKDLEELLEQTKGTGVDVYTHGEMLPANSYPFFKKYDHFVGNYGNSWWEQTREFEAFNGPILMTTNCLVPPKGSYSDRVYTTGVVGFPGLKHIPDRKPGEKKDFSEIIQHALKCEPPTPIEEGTIMGGFARNAVLSVADKVVDAVQTGKIKQFVVMAGCEGRHKTREYYTSLAKELPNDTVILTAGCAKYRYNKLNLGEINGIPRVLDAGQCNDSYSLVVIAQKLVEATGVKDINELPLSYDIAWYEQKAVAVLLALLYLGVKGIRLGPTLPAFISPGVLKVLVEKFDIKPIGSVEEDLKAIMAGV
- the purD gene encoding phosphoribosylamine--glycine ligase translates to MKVLVVGQGGREHALVKAIKRSKKVERIYCAPGNGGIEQDAICLPIQEDDFPRLVEAVQQYQIDLTVVGPENPLHAGIVDYFQERGLPIIGPSKVAARIEASKSFAKKLMAKYNIPTADYQVFDHAEAAIEYVKEKGAPIVIKADGLAAGKGVVVANTVDEAIIAIQNMMEQQIFGTAGQKIVIEEFLEGEELTVMSFVDGEHFIMMEPAQDHKPIFDGDKGPNTGGMGSYSPVPQMGQELLHRVREQIIKPIIAGMANEGYPFKGILYAGLMMTKSGPKVIEFNARFGDPETQVILPRLKTDLIDIFTAIQNGTLDQLQLEWDQQAAVCVIMSSKGYPGDYEKGKPIKINETLLPKQTEIYLAGVRREQGHLLTNGGRVLGVTALGTTIQEAKERAYQGVQAISFEGAHYRTDIANKAIYK
- the purH gene encoding bifunctional phosphoribosylaminoimidazolecarboxamide formyltransferase/IMP cyclohydrolase; amino-acid sequence: MSKKRALISVSDKSGIIDFAKELATLDYEIISTGGTKRTLEEAGIPVQSISEITGFPEIMDGRVKTLHPNIFAGLLAIRENSSHMQQIKEQNIQPIDLVVVNLYPFKETISKPNVTFEEAIENIDIGGPSMLRAAAKNHQDVVVIVDPEDYQLVLKMIKENRNVDLRTRKQLALKVFQHTAAYDTIIAKYLAEQLEVDAPEQLTLTFEKVQDLRYGENPHQKASFYRQSLAKEGLAFAKQLHGKELSYNNIQDTNAAWEIVKEFTEPVVVAVKHMNPCGVGIGENLLEAFTHAYEADPVSIFGGIIATNQIIDEETAKKLKEIFLEVIIAPGFEEKALEILTTKKNLRLLELKEEQSNPKAKKMVSVLGGLLVQDQDLRPLMDEDLTVVTKKTPTKEEMEQLRFAWKVVKHVKSNAIVLVKGKQTIGVGAGQMNRVGAAKIAIEQAGEKAKGSVMASDAFFPMPDTVEEAAKAGITAIIQPGGSIRDQDSIDEADKHGIAMVFTGIRHFKH
- the purN gene encoding phosphoribosylglycinamide formyltransferase, producing the protein MNQIAVFASGNGSNFQSLIDAEKRGELQAQVKLLVTDRPDSYVVFRAKREGIPVFAFRPKEFENKSQYEKVIIQKLQEFQIDFIVLAGYMRIVGKDLLEAYPNRIINLHPSLLPAFPGKNAIEQAYLYGVKWTGVTVHFVDAGIDTGPILLQEVVEIRDEDTIETLEERIHQVEHQLLVKAVNLVFDPSYQFIERAK
- the purM gene encoding phosphoribosylformylglycinamidine cyclo-ligase gives rise to the protein MRDLYKEAGVDIQAGNETVRRISNHVRKTFRKEVRTDLGGFGGLFALPIDKYRRPILVSGTDGVGTKLKIAYEMNRHNTIGIDAVAMCVNDILVYGAEPLFFLDYLATGKLLPEQAEQVVSGIVEGCLQANCSLIGGETAEMPGIYQNSEYDVAGFVVGVVEEDQIIDGSSIKHGDVLIGLASNGLHSNGFSLVRYLLFEKHHYRLTDLIEELGNQQLGVELLKPTRIYVKPILKMLEEVSIKGMVHITGGGFIENIPRVIPKGLQANIQLGSWDVPAIFSFLQRLGDLRQEELYRTFNMGIGFILIVSKEEQEKVIQLAGMFGEKAYVIGEIMEGNQGVNLLGEKQ
- the purF gene encoding amidophosphoribosyltransferase, whose translation is MFDELILDKMNEECGVFGVYNHPGTPQFIYYGLHALQHRGQESAGIVTSNRQSFTFHRGMGLVTEVFQTKELEQLRGTMGIGHVRYSTTGASSLQNAQPLVFNYHDGQLAIATNGNLVNATQIRRQLERQGSIFQTTSDTEVIAHLIARSMYDNIEDAVKEALGMIKGAYALLIMTNDKLIAALDPNGLRPLVLGKIEEGYVLSSETCSFDAIGAEYIRDIDPGEMLIFDREGMTSKRFTLQTRKAICSFEYIYFARPDSDINGINVHLARKRLGKRLAEEHPVEADVVTGVPDSSISAAIGYAEATGIPYELGLIKNRYVGRTFIQPSQELRDKGVKMKLSAVRKVVENKRVVMIDDSIVRGTTSGRIVRMLREAGAKEVHVRISSPPVKNPCFYGIDTSSREELIAATKNVEEVRQYIGADSLAFLSIEGMLDAIGRERLDSSHGYCLACFNSEYPTEVYDGLLIGQNREMIQVGEE
- the purL gene encoding phosphoribosylformylglycinamidine synthase subunit PurL, which gives rise to MILEPTPEEIAKEKVYLDLGLKEVEYERIIRLIGRKPNYLELGLFSVMWSEHCSYKTSKPILKRFPTEGSRVLQGPGEGAGIVDIGDNQAVVFKIESHNHPSAIEPYQGAATGVGGIIRDVFSMGARPIALLNSLRFGPLTDERVKYLFRNVVAGIAGYGNSMGIPTVGGETIFEESYKGNPLVNAMCVGLIEHRQIKKGLAKGIGNSVMYVGASTGRDGIHGATFASEELTEDSESKRPAVQVGDPFMEKLLLEATLELLELGIVEGIQDMGAAGLTSSSSEMASKAGNGIELDLSKVPRREPNMTPYEIMLSESQERMLIVVKKGKEEEVKRVFDKWGLYSAVIGRVTDDGFYRLIEDGKVVAEIPVRALVDEAPIYHLPAKEPDYYQQNQKIERINTPTFDDLNSVLLDLLSTPNLASKEWVYRQYDHMVRTSTAVPPGSDAAVITIRGTEKALAMTTDGNGRYIYLDPYIGGAIAVAEAARNVVCSGAEPLAITDGINFGNPEKPEVFWQFQKAVDGMSKACKILGTPVIGGNVSFYNETNGTAIYPTPIVGMVGLIHDTKHITTQGFKEIGDRILLLGETYDELGGSEFQKYATEKIEGKPPRIDLLQEKKVQQVVYQAIQEGLVHSAHDVSDGGLAIAIAESCIAGKLGAKISLHGELKKESYLFSESQSRVLLSVASNDVEKVRTIAQEIGVSCQDIGNVQPAILDIRYNDQKVVYLTIDEITKVWEEAIPCLMS